Proteins encoded together in one Nocardioides marinisabuli window:
- a CDS encoding T3SS (YopN, CesT) and YbjN peptide-binding chaperone 1 gives MTIEQEHDEAWRELRRRVADHLAAMGPGDELGVAVDDGSGEVPAYVVADVDGQQRLHLESVGTGGLDQPWAVGPEHEDDDPAFETVLGQRECDLAAELIVAVLRSGCLHPAFLTSRELDLDGLRWRRPTKPLPPGRGTVLGDDAPLAVLVEDREHLQRLVDATLAEVLDQPVAHDEDGDVPVPVGESVVWVQVLEDRPVVALFAILVDDIADTGAAFREVAGLQARLPYLQVRVVGDRILVRHEICAVPFAPRQLAGVLARLCSEIDDIAGAVAERVGGRRFLEGMGVDEEGDELAEPAPTVLDEHLATVVELLLDGQVEPAQVAAAYDGDRSLLVRSLVGLRTGTVVVPDVDLDLLLHTVRSGLRHLVDRLARRDDGPARPRGPRTQQLSLLPEDEQGLDLPDPGRWVG, from the coding sequence GTGACGATCGAGCAGGAGCACGACGAGGCGTGGCGCGAGCTGCGTCGCCGGGTCGCCGACCACCTCGCGGCGATGGGCCCGGGCGACGAGCTCGGGGTCGCGGTCGACGACGGGTCCGGCGAGGTGCCGGCGTACGTCGTCGCCGACGTCGACGGTCAGCAGCGGCTGCACCTGGAGTCGGTCGGCACCGGTGGCCTGGACCAGCCGTGGGCCGTCGGGCCCGAGCACGAGGACGACGACCCGGCCTTCGAGACCGTGCTCGGCCAGCGCGAGTGCGACCTCGCTGCGGAGCTGATCGTGGCCGTGCTGCGCTCCGGCTGCCTCCACCCGGCCTTCCTCACCAGCCGCGAGCTCGACCTCGACGGCCTGCGCTGGCGTCGCCCGACGAAGCCGCTGCCGCCCGGGCGCGGCACGGTGCTCGGCGACGACGCGCCGCTCGCGGTGCTCGTCGAGGACCGCGAGCACCTGCAGCGGCTGGTCGACGCCACCCTCGCCGAGGTCCTCGACCAACCGGTCGCCCACGACGAGGACGGCGACGTGCCGGTGCCGGTCGGTGAGAGCGTCGTGTGGGTCCAGGTGCTCGAGGACCGGCCGGTAGTGGCCCTCTTCGCGATCCTCGTCGACGACATCGCCGACACCGGAGCAGCCTTCCGGGAGGTCGCCGGGCTCCAGGCGCGGCTGCCCTACCTGCAGGTGCGCGTCGTGGGTGACCGCATCCTGGTGCGCCACGAGATCTGCGCGGTGCCCTTCGCGCCCCGCCAGCTCGCGGGGGTGCTCGCGCGGCTCTGCTCCGAGATCGACGACATCGCCGGCGCGGTCGCTGAGCGGGTCGGCGGCCGCCGGTTCCTGGAGGGCATGGGCGTCGACGAGGAGGGCGACGAGCTCGCCGAGCCGGCGCCGACCGTCCTCGACGAGCACCTGGCCACCGTGGTCGAGCTGCTCCTCGACGGCCAGGTCGAGCCCGCCCAGGTCGCGGCGGCGTACGACGGCGACCGGTCGTTGCTGGTGCGGTCCCTGGTGGGGCTGCGCACCGGCACCGTCGTGGTGCCCGACGTCGACCTCGACCTGCTGCTGCACACCGTCCGCTCGGGCCTGCGCCACCTCGTCGACCGGCTCGCCCGCCGCGACGACGGCCCGGCCCGCCCTCGCGGCCCCCGCACGCAACAGCTCTCGCTGCTGCCCGAGGACGAGCAGGGCCTCGACCTGCCCGACCCCGGGCGCTGGGTGGGTTGA
- a CDS encoding DUF4386 domain-containing protein: MTTTTTTGSSAPPDIDDDLVRVARATGLIYLAFFVVGILGFLVVRPQLYVADDPQGTLDNLLDSEALARIGIVLELGIVLSQALVAVWFYRLFRRVDRVAAGALAGFGLVNAVVILSSAAVLATALDVAQDESLSREGDPAATVQMLYALSGNLWGVGALFFGLWLIPMGWLVLRSGWMPRVLGWLLVVAGVLYLGSALLTYLFPDAASAIDLLTVPASVGEAWIMGYLVIFGVRRRAATPAPGRESAATG, from the coding sequence ATGACGACGACGACGACCACCGGCTCAAGCGCACCACCTGACATCGACGACGACCTGGTCCGGGTGGCCCGGGCGACCGGGCTGATCTACCTGGCGTTCTTCGTCGTGGGCATCCTGGGGTTCCTGGTCGTGCGACCGCAGCTCTACGTGGCCGACGACCCGCAGGGCACGCTCGACAACCTGCTCGACAGCGAGGCGCTGGCGCGCATCGGGATCGTGCTCGAGCTCGGCATCGTGCTGAGCCAGGCGCTCGTCGCCGTGTGGTTCTACCGGCTCTTCCGCCGGGTCGACCGCGTGGCCGCGGGTGCGTTGGCGGGCTTCGGCCTGGTCAACGCGGTGGTCATCCTGAGCAGCGCCGCGGTGCTCGCCACGGCCCTCGACGTCGCGCAGGACGAGTCCCTGAGCCGGGAGGGCGACCCGGCCGCCACCGTCCAGATGCTCTACGCGCTGAGCGGGAACCTCTGGGGGGTGGGCGCCCTCTTCTTCGGCCTGTGGCTGATCCCGATGGGGTGGCTGGTGCTCCGCTCCGGCTGGATGCCTCGGGTCCTGGGCTGGCTCCTGGTGGTGGCCGGCGTCCTCTACCTGGGCAGTGCGCTGCTCACGTACCTGTTCCCCGACGCCGCGTCGGCGATCGACCTGTTGACGGTGCCCGCGTCGGTCGGCGAGGCCTGGATCATGGGCTACCTGGTCATCTTCGGCGTACGCCGTCGTGCGGCGACGCCGGCGCCCGGCCGCGAGTCCGCGGCGACAGGCTGA
- a CDS encoding class I SAM-dependent methyltransferase — MAAFDVSAETYDRFMGRFSRPLAPVFCDAVLPGGGVPASVLDVGCGPGALVEELSRRCTAAGADVRRLAAVDPAPTFVAAVADRHPDVETLQAGAEELPFVDDEFEATLAQLVVHFMDDPAAGVAEMVRVTRPGGLVAACVWDHGGGRGPLSPFWSAVESLAPGTAAAPSTGSSGGDLERLWRAAGLAAVREERIGVRVDFTGFEQWWAPFERAAGSVRAYLDRLEPSEVARLRDFLRTRLGEGPFAVEAEAWCVSGQVPG, encoded by the coding sequence ATGGCCGCCTTCGACGTGTCCGCGGAGACCTACGACCGGTTCATGGGCCGGTTCTCGCGACCGCTCGCGCCGGTCTTCTGCGACGCGGTGCTGCCCGGGGGAGGGGTGCCGGCGTCGGTGCTCGACGTCGGGTGCGGGCCGGGGGCGCTGGTCGAGGAGCTGTCGCGGCGCTGTACCGCCGCCGGTGCCGACGTACGACGGTTGGCCGCGGTCGACCCGGCCCCGACGTTCGTCGCCGCCGTCGCGGACCGCCACCCCGACGTGGAGACGCTGCAGGCCGGGGCCGAGGAGCTGCCGTTCGTGGACGACGAGTTCGAGGCGACCCTGGCCCAGCTGGTCGTGCACTTCATGGACGACCCGGCCGCCGGGGTCGCGGAGATGGTGCGGGTGACGCGGCCGGGCGGGCTGGTCGCCGCCTGCGTGTGGGACCACGGCGGTGGGCGGGGGCCGCTCTCACCGTTCTGGTCGGCCGTCGAGTCGCTGGCTCCCGGCACCGCGGCTGCGCCCTCGACCGGGTCGAGCGGCGGTGACCTGGAGCGCCTCTGGCGGGCCGCCGGGCTGGCCGCGGTGCGCGAGGAGCGCATCGGGGTCCGGGTCGACTTCACCGGCTTCGAGCAGTGGTGGGCGCCCTTCGAGCGGGCCGCCGGGTCGGTGCGCGCCTACCTCGACCGGCTGGAGCCGTCGGAGGTGGCGCGACTGCGCGACTTCCTGCGCACCCGCCTCGGCGAGGGGCCGTTCGCGGTCGAGGCGGAGGCATGGTGCGTCAGCGGTCAGGTGCCCGGCTGA
- a CDS encoding STAS domain-containing protein has product MGNDFATSVATPHTSTTSHAVSGELDLATVHDLRLSFSAALAVPTDSSALDLDLAGVTFMDAAGLGAVMWCRRRALAAGRACMVDNASPAALRLMKLTGTHGLLRDVAAASAPGVTPV; this is encoded by the coding sequence ATGGGCAACGACTTCGCCACCTCGGTGGCAACACCGCACACCAGCACCACCAGCCACGCCGTCAGCGGCGAGCTCGACCTCGCCACCGTGCACGACCTGCGCCTGAGCTTCTCGGCTGCGCTCGCCGTGCCGACGGACTCCTCCGCGCTCGACCTCGACCTCGCGGGCGTCACCTTCATGGACGCCGCCGGCCTCGGGGCGGTCATGTGGTGCCGCCGCCGCGCCCTCGCCGCTGGGCGGGCCTGCATGGTCGACAACGCCAGCCCGGCCGCGCTGCGCCTGATGAAGCTCACCGGCACCCACGGCCTGCTGCGGGACGTCGCCGCCGCGTCGGCGCCCGGCGTCACCCCCGTCTGA
- a CDS encoding mismatch-specific DNA-glycosylase, giving the protein MQVLPDLVPDQPRVVFCGLAGAESTKHRDHYYETPGNSFWESLHLSGLSPRRLQPHEDHLVPDLGLGLTDLVGHWDPRWVEIDDLAEKCERWQPEWLAFTSKAVAHEASRATGRRGRPGLGVQDWYVGPAQVFVLPGVSGANQRHDYDGRPNRLSWWRDLAMIAAA; this is encoded by the coding sequence GTGCAGGTGCTCCCCGACCTCGTCCCCGACCAGCCGCGCGTCGTCTTCTGCGGGCTCGCGGGCGCCGAGAGCACCAAGCACCGTGACCACTACTACGAGACGCCCGGCAACAGCTTCTGGGAGTCGCTGCACCTCTCGGGGCTCTCCCCGCGGCGGCTGCAGCCGCACGAGGACCACCTGGTGCCCGACCTCGGCCTGGGTCTGACCGACCTGGTCGGCCACTGGGACCCGCGCTGGGTCGAGATCGACGACCTGGCCGAGAAGTGCGAGCGCTGGCAGCCGGAGTGGCTGGCCTTCACCAGCAAGGCCGTCGCCCACGAGGCCTCCCGGGCGACGGGGCGACGGGGTCGGCCGGGTCTGGGCGTCCAGGACTGGTACGTCGGGCCCGCCCAGGTCTTCGTCCTGCCCGGGGTCTCCGGTGCCAACCAGCGCCACGACTACGACGGACGGCCCAACCGGCTCTCGTGGTGGCGCGACCTGGCGATGATCGCCGCTGCCTGA
- a CDS encoding cysteine hydrolase family protein produces the protein MTRLPIGADAALVVIDVQEGFDEPWWGPRDNPDCDEHVAALVGAFAASGRPLVYVQHSSLSPESPLFPGQPGHALKDYLEGFEPALLVTKQVNSAFHGSPDLDAWLRGEGIGEIVVCGITINHCCETTARVGGNLGYAVTFVLDATHTFDRTGPDGTTMSAAELARATATSLHGEFATVLSTAEVLDALAGGLPA, from the coding sequence GTGACCCGCCTCCCCATCGGTGCCGACGCCGCCCTCGTAGTCATCGACGTGCAGGAGGGCTTCGACGAGCCGTGGTGGGGTCCGCGCGACAACCCCGACTGCGACGAGCACGTCGCCGCGCTGGTCGGCGCGTTCGCGGCCTCGGGGCGCCCGCTGGTCTACGTGCAGCACTCCTCGCTGAGCCCCGAGAGCCCGCTCTTCCCCGGACAGCCCGGCCACGCCCTCAAGGACTACCTCGAGGGCTTCGAGCCGGCGCTGCTGGTGACCAAGCAGGTCAACTCCGCCTTCCACGGCTCCCCCGACCTCGACGCATGGCTGCGCGGCGAGGGCATCGGCGAGATCGTGGTCTGCGGCATCACCATCAACCACTGCTGCGAGACCACGGCGCGGGTCGGCGGCAACCTCGGGTACGCCGTCACGTTCGTGCTCGACGCGACCCACACCTTCGACCGCACCGGCCCGGACGGCACCACGATGAGCGCCGCCGAGCTGGCTCGGGCCACCGCCACCAGCCTGCACGGCGAGTTCGCGACGGTGCTGTCGACGGCCGAGGTGCTCGACGCGCTCGCCGGGGGCCTCCCCGCGTGA
- a CDS encoding bile acid:sodium symporter family protein, with protein MNDSALISVGLPVALAIIMFGLGLSLQVDDFRRVARSPRAVAVALGLQVLVLPVIAFVLVLGFDLDPLLAVGVMLLAASPGGTTANLFSHLFRGDVALNVTLTAINSVLAAFTIPLITNLAIGYFDADGELGLQVGKVLQVIAIVLVPVVLGMAVRSRSPQLAARSDKPVRVFSIVVLVVVAVGALLGERENLADYVRQVGLVTALFCAASLTLGYVGARALRLDQAQAIASSMEVGIHNTTVALTIALSVLDSTEVAIPSAVYSVIMYVFATAFGFLVTRGARGREPARVA; from the coding sequence GTGAACGACTCCGCACTGATCAGCGTCGGGCTGCCCGTCGCGCTGGCCATCATCATGTTCGGTCTCGGCCTGTCGCTGCAGGTCGACGACTTCCGCCGGGTGGCGCGCAGCCCGCGGGCCGTGGCGGTGGCGCTGGGGCTGCAGGTGCTGGTGCTGCCGGTGATCGCGTTCGTGCTGGTGCTCGGCTTCGACCTCGACCCGCTGCTGGCCGTCGGCGTGATGCTGCTCGCCGCCTCGCCCGGCGGCACCACCGCCAACCTCTTCAGCCACCTCTTCCGCGGTGACGTGGCCCTCAACGTCACCCTCACCGCGATCAACTCGGTGCTCGCGGCCTTCACCATCCCGCTCATCACCAACCTGGCCATCGGGTACTTCGACGCCGACGGCGAGCTGGGCCTGCAGGTCGGCAAGGTGCTGCAGGTGATCGCCATCGTGCTGGTCCCGGTCGTGCTCGGGATGGCCGTGCGCAGCCGCAGCCCCCAGCTCGCGGCCCGCTCCGACAAGCCCGTGCGGGTCTTCTCGATCGTGGTGCTGGTCGTCGTCGCCGTCGGCGCGCTGCTGGGCGAGCGCGAGAACCTCGCCGACTACGTGCGCCAGGTCGGCCTGGTCACCGCCCTCTTCTGCGCCGCGAGCCTGACCCTGGGCTACGTCGGCGCGCGGGCGCTGCGCCTCGACCAGGCCCAGGCGATCGCCAGCTCGATGGAGGTCGGCATCCACAACACCACCGTGGCGCTGACCATCGCCCTCAGCGTGCTCGACAGCACCGAGGTCGCGATCCCGAGCGCGGTCTACTCGGTGATCATGTACGTCTTCGCGACCGCCTTCGGGTTCCTCGTCACTCGCGGGGCGCGCGGGCGCGAGCCGGCGCGCGTGGCCTGA
- a CDS encoding STAS domain-containing protein produces the protein MQHDLAVVATPVATGHARLVLTGELDLGSVPTLRDALARALPFATQCLDVDLAGVVFLDAAGLGALVWCQRRARAAGAECRVVASSAVVERLLHLTGTHDLLVALPAVAHPA, from the coding sequence GTGCAGCACGACCTCGCGGTCGTCGCGACCCCCGTCGCGACGGGCCATGCGCGCCTGGTGCTCACCGGGGAGCTCGACCTGGGCTCGGTCCCGACGCTGCGCGACGCGCTCGCGCGCGCCCTGCCCTTCGCGACCCAGTGCCTCGACGTCGACCTCGCCGGGGTCGTCTTCCTCGACGCGGCCGGCCTGGGCGCGCTGGTCTGGTGCCAGCGACGCGCCCGCGCCGCGGGCGCCGAGTGCCGGGTCGTGGCCAGCAGCGCCGTGGTCGAGCGACTGCTGCACCTGACCGGCACCCACGACCTCCTGGTCGCGCTGCCCGCCGTGGCGCACCCCGCCTGA
- a CDS encoding App1 family protein, which translates to MSRPGPVERADHLAMRAEDAVQRLVGGGLRRAGWVPRVVAHVGYGLEGSWVRVLARVVLVPEGSLAARHPEDARGWRRFATQSAAGVPVTIEVGGVGTRVESDREGYVDVRLPADLAPGWATARLTTEDPEDPVTTAQLRVVAASARHGLVSDVDDTVMVTMLPRPLVAFRNAFVSREVDRLPVPGMAGLYRDLLAERPDTFVVYLSTGAWNVAGAIGRFLERHGYPAGPALLTDWGPTPRGWFRSGRQHKTTELRRLMEDFPQLRWTLVGDDGQHDPAIYADCAAEHPGRVEAVLIRRLSLGEQVARYGNLEGPREHTGPQTAYGDDGDELRTRARELGLLG; encoded by the coding sequence ATGAGCAGGCCCGGACCCGTCGAGCGCGCCGACCACCTCGCCATGCGCGCCGAGGACGCCGTGCAGCGCCTGGTCGGCGGCGGGCTGCGTCGCGCCGGCTGGGTGCCGCGGGTCGTGGCGCACGTGGGCTACGGGCTCGAGGGCAGCTGGGTGCGGGTGCTGGCGCGGGTGGTGCTGGTGCCCGAGGGCAGCCTGGCGGCGCGGCACCCCGAGGACGCCCGGGGCTGGCGCCGCTTCGCGACCCAGTCGGCGGCCGGCGTGCCCGTCACGATCGAGGTGGGCGGGGTCGGCACCCGGGTCGAGTCCGACCGCGAGGGGTACGTCGACGTCCGGCTGCCGGCGGACCTGGCGCCGGGGTGGGCCACGGCCAGGCTGACGACCGAGGACCCGGAGGACCCGGTGACCACCGCGCAGCTGCGGGTGGTGGCGGCGTCGGCGCGCCACGGGCTGGTCAGCGATGTCGACGACACCGTGATGGTCACGATGCTGCCCCGGCCCCTGGTGGCCTTCCGCAACGCCTTCGTGAGCCGTGAGGTCGACCGGCTCCCGGTGCCGGGGATGGCCGGGCTCTACCGCGACCTGCTCGCCGAGCGGCCCGACACGTTCGTGGTCTACCTCTCGACGGGCGCCTGGAACGTCGCCGGGGCGATCGGGCGGTTCCTGGAGCGCCACGGCTACCCCGCCGGCCCGGCGCTGCTGACCGACTGGGGCCCCACCCCGCGGGGCTGGTTCCGCTCCGGGCGGCAGCACAAGACGACCGAGCTGCGCCGGCTGATGGAGGACTTCCCGCAGCTGCGCTGGACGCTGGTCGGCGACGACGGCCAGCACGACCCGGCGATCTACGCCGACTGCGCCGCCGAGCACCCCGGCCGGGTCGAGGCGGTGCTGATCCGCCGGCTCAGCCTGGGCGAGCAGGTCGCGCGCTACGGCAACTTGGAGGGCCCCCGCGAGCACACCGGCCCGCAGACGGCGTACGGCGACGACGGCGACGAGCTGCGCACCCGGGCCCGGGAGCTCGGCCTGCTGGGCTGA
- a CDS encoding NAD(P)/FAD-dependent oxidoreductase — protein sequence MSGPPTLLLVGAGHTHLHLLRHADRLRAAGWAVELLAPRWFDYSGVGSAVATGALPLAAGRLDVAGLAARSGVRHHEDVLADLDPVARVATTASGRRLSYAVASLGIGSVTSDLGVPVGPDVVTVKPLAGLQSLAQRLAPDGAAVVTVVGAGPSGLEVAAQLAVRPGVARVRLVDGGHEIGTSLPAGARRYVERVLAGRGVEVLTGRGVARIGAGSVVLDDGAVLEHDLAVLAGGLAAPPLLAATGLGDAAGAPVRATLQHVEHDDLYAVGDCAHFTPAPLPRIGVHGVRQAPVLLAALEARGRGEDAGAHVYEPRRHFLSVVDLGGGVGVASRGRWWWGGRAALLLKRRIDRLWIESYRAAGG from the coding sequence ATGTCCGGGCCCCCGACGCTGCTCCTCGTCGGAGCCGGTCACACCCACCTGCACCTGCTGCGCCACGCCGACCGGCTGCGCGCCGCGGGTTGGGCGGTCGAGCTGCTCGCGCCGCGCTGGTTCGACTACTCCGGGGTGGGCTCCGCGGTCGCCACCGGGGCGTTGCCGCTGGCGGCCGGACGGCTCGACGTGGCCGGGCTGGCCGCGCGCAGCGGCGTACGCCACCACGAGGACGTGCTCGCCGACCTCGACCCGGTGGCCCGGGTCGCCACCACCGCGAGCGGGCGGCGGCTGTCGTACGCCGTGGCCTCGCTCGGCATCGGGTCGGTGACCTCCGACCTCGGGGTGCCGGTCGGGCCGGACGTGGTGACGGTCAAGCCGCTGGCCGGGCTGCAGAGCCTGGCCCAGCGGCTGGCGCCCGACGGGGCGGCGGTCGTGACCGTCGTGGGCGCCGGGCCCTCGGGGCTCGAGGTGGCGGCGCAGCTCGCGGTGCGCCCGGGCGTGGCCCGGGTGCGACTCGTCGACGGCGGCCACGAGATCGGCACGTCGCTGCCCGCCGGGGCACGTCGGTACGTCGAGCGGGTGCTCGCGGGCCGTGGCGTGGAGGTGCTCACCGGTCGCGGGGTCGCCCGGATCGGCGCGGGCAGCGTCGTGCTCGACGACGGCGCGGTGCTCGAGCACGACCTCGCGGTCCTCGCCGGCGGGCTCGCCGCCCCACCGCTGCTCGCCGCCACCGGCCTCGGCGACGCCGCCGGGGCGCCCGTGCGGGCCACCCTGCAGCACGTCGAGCACGACGACCTCTACGCGGTCGGCGACTGCGCCCACTTCACCCCGGCGCCGCTGCCCCGGATCGGGGTCCACGGGGTGCGCCAGGCGCCCGTGCTGCTCGCCGCCCTCGAGGCCCGCGGGCGCGGCGAGGACGCCGGAGCCCACGTCTACGAGCCCCGGCGCCACTTCCTGTCGGTCGTCGACCTCGGCGGTGGGGTCGGCGTGGCCAGCCGCGGTCGCTGGTGGTGGGGCGGGCGGGCCGCGCTGCTGCTCAAGCGGCGCATCGACCGGCTCTGGATCGAGTCCTACCGCGCCGCCGGCGGCTGA
- a CDS encoding VOC family protein, whose amino-acid sequence MPVLLNPYLTLTGTAREAMTLYQSVFGGELSVMTYGDMGAEGDLASLVMHSQLTSADGVALMASDIGPGEVVDHGTTVRLSLSGDDEDRLRGWFEALAEGGEVHVPLEKQAWGDVFGQCVDRFGIIWLVNIGSAGTPG is encoded by the coding sequence GTGCCCGTCCTGCTGAACCCCTACCTGACCCTCACCGGCACCGCGCGCGAGGCGATGACGCTCTACCAGTCCGTCTTCGGCGGCGAGCTGAGCGTGATGACGTACGGCGACATGGGCGCCGAGGGCGACCTCGCGTCTCTGGTCATGCACTCCCAGCTCACGTCGGCCGACGGCGTCGCCCTGATGGCCTCCGACATCGGCCCCGGCGAGGTGGTGGACCACGGCACCACGGTGCGCCTGAGCCTCTCCGGCGACGACGAGGACCGGCTGCGCGGGTGGTTCGAGGCGCTGGCCGAGGGCGGCGAGGTGCACGTGCCGCTGGAGAAGCAGGCCTGGGGCGACGTCTTCGGGCAGTGCGTCGACCGGTTCGGGATCATCTGGCTGGTCAACATCGGCTCCGCCGGGACCCCCGGCTGA
- a CDS encoding GlsB/YeaQ/YmgE family stress response membrane protein: protein MFNIIGLLVVGLIIGALARLIKPGKQALGLLGTLALGVVGALIGGIVASALGTGDIFELNILGFVVAVVAAVLLIGVAEGMSSKGKARV, encoded by the coding sequence ATGTTCAACATCATCGGACTGCTCGTGGTCGGCCTGATCATCGGCGCGCTGGCCCGGCTCATCAAGCCCGGCAAGCAGGCCCTGGGGCTGCTCGGCACCCTCGCGCTCGGCGTCGTGGGCGCCCTCATCGGCGGCATCGTCGCCAGCGCGCTCGGGACGGGCGACATCTTCGAGCTCAACATCCTCGGCTTCGTCGTCGCCGTGGTCGCCGCCGTGCTGCTCATCGGCGTGGCCGAGGGCATGTCGTCGAAGGGCAAGGCTCGCGTCTGA
- the rlmC gene encoding 23S rRNA (uracil(747)-C(5))-methyltransferase RlmC — protein MQCDYFDAGACRSCTWMGRPYAEQVADKQRHVEGLLAPALAGRRPVAWLPAVTGPEEGFRNKAKMVVAGTPDAPTLGILGADGRGTDLRHCGLHEPGLHDALPVLAEHVVRARLTPYDLTTRRGELKHLLVTRSPAGELMVRWVLRSTEPEARLRKHLGWLTDRLPVAVASINVQPEHKAVLEGEREIVLTDAATLEMRLEVGAGLRLHLRPQSFFQTNTAVATALYEQARAWVEETAPASVWDLYAGVGGFALALAAPGRAVNGVEIAPEAVASAQQSAGEAGLEQARFVAADATAWALEQPTADHPDLVVVNPPRRGIGPALTGWLESSRVRHVLYSSCNAATLARDLAALPSYDVEAARLLDMFPQTTHHEVLVRLRRRG, from the coding sequence GTGCAGTGCGACTACTTCGACGCGGGTGCGTGCCGGTCGTGCACGTGGATGGGCCGGCCCTACGCCGAGCAGGTCGCCGACAAGCAGCGCCACGTCGAGGGCCTCCTCGCCCCGGCGCTGGCCGGCCGTCGCCCGGTCGCGTGGCTGCCCGCGGTCACGGGCCCCGAGGAAGGGTTCCGCAACAAGGCCAAGATGGTCGTCGCCGGCACCCCCGACGCGCCCACGCTGGGGATCCTCGGCGCCGACGGGCGCGGCACCGACCTGCGCCACTGCGGGCTGCACGAGCCGGGGCTCCACGACGCCCTGCCCGTCCTGGCCGAGCACGTCGTCCGCGCCCGGCTGACGCCGTACGACCTCACCACCCGCCGCGGCGAGCTCAAGCACCTGCTCGTCACCCGCTCGCCCGCCGGCGAGCTGATGGTGCGCTGGGTGCTGCGCTCCACCGAGCCCGAGGCGCGGCTGCGCAAGCACCTGGGCTGGCTGACCGACCGCCTGCCGGTCGCGGTGGCCTCGATCAACGTGCAGCCCGAGCACAAGGCGGTGCTCGAGGGGGAGCGCGAGATCGTGCTCACCGACGCCGCCACCCTCGAGATGCGGCTCGAGGTCGGCGCCGGGCTGCGGCTGCACCTGCGGCCGCAGTCGTTCTTCCAGACCAACACCGCGGTCGCGACCGCGCTCTACGAGCAGGCCCGGGCCTGGGTCGAGGAGACCGCGCCCGCCTCGGTGTGGGACCTCTACGCCGGCGTCGGCGGCTTCGCGCTGGCGCTCGCCGCGCCCGGCCGGGCGGTCAACGGCGTCGAGATCGCGCCCGAGGCGGTCGCCTCGGCCCAGCAGTCGGCGGGGGAGGCGGGGCTCGAGCAGGCCCGCTTCGTCGCCGCCGACGCGACCGCGTGGGCGCTCGAGCAGCCGACCGCCGACCACCCCGACCTGGTCGTGGTCAACCCGCCGCGGCGCGGCATCGGCCCCGCGCTGACCGGCTGGCTGGAGTCGTCGCGGGTGCGGCACGTCCTCTATTCCAGCTGCAACGCCGCCACGCTCGCCCGCGACCTGGCCGCGCTGCCGTCGTACGACGTCGAGGCCGCCCGGCTGCTCGACATGTTCCCCCAGACCACCCACCACGAGGTGCTGGTCCGACTGCGCCGCCGGGGGTGA
- a CDS encoding winged helix-turn-helix domain-containing protein: MSATDYCDLCDLPLSTCVHGMPKPVEPPPAPPKAPPKASPVTRRRTTTAASAGSTAPAAPARPRRRTPSVDFKPWIVKLLQEAGGQAESDDLLTELAERLGDVLRPGDLEKGPTGEVRWRTAARTARKELADDGLLLAPRPGTWALTDRGRVEWVPDLPSA, from the coding sequence GTGAGCGCCACCGACTACTGCGACCTGTGCGACCTCCCGCTCTCGACCTGCGTGCACGGGATGCCCAAGCCCGTGGAGCCGCCCCCGGCACCCCCGAAGGCGCCGCCCAAGGCCTCGCCCGTCACCCGGCGTCGTACGACGACCGCGGCGTCGGCTGGCTCCACCGCCCCCGCGGCGCCCGCGCGGCCGCGCCGGCGCACGCCCTCGGTCGACTTCAAGCCGTGGATCGTCAAGCTGCTCCAGGAGGCCGGTGGCCAGGCGGAGTCCGACGACCTGCTCACCGAGCTCGCCGAGCGTCTCGGCGACGTGCTGCGCCCCGGGGACCTGGAGAAGGGCCCGACCGGCGAGGTGCGGTGGCGCACCGCGGCCCGTACGGCGCGCAAGGAGCTCGCCGACGACGGCCTGCTGCTCGCCCCGCGCCCCGGCACCTGGGCGCTGACCGACCGCGGTCGCGTCGAGTGGGTGCCCGACCTGCCCTCCGCCTAG